A stretch of Spirosoma oryzicola DNA encodes these proteins:
- a CDS encoding DUF1501 domain-containing protein yields the protein MDIQDEIHDQLSRRTFLGQTSAGLGTIALASLLNPANLFGKGSSASDENPAVGKPHFPPKVKRVIYLFQSGAPSQLELFDYKPKLEAMWGQDLPESVRNGQRLTGMSAGQSRFPLAASKYAFAQYGPSRMWMSELLPHTSRIVGDLTFVRSLHTEAINHDPAVTFFQTGSQQAGRPSFGSWISYGLGSDNQNLPAFVVLLSKGRDGDQPLYAKLWSNGFLPSVHQGVVFRSGPDPVYYLNNPPGVDKTSRRRMLDYLTKLHQEQYKQVLDPEINSRMAQYEMAYRMQTSVPETLDIAKEPDYIFDMYGPESRKPGTFAANCLLARKLIEKDVKFVQLYHQGWDQHGNLPNDIKIQTKSVDQPSAALIRDLKQRGLLDDTLVIWGGEFGRGAYSQGKLTRDNYGRDHHPRAFTVWMAGAGVKKGLVYGETDDFGYNVIKDPVHVHDFQATILHLLGVDHEKLTFKSQGRRYRLTDVHGKVIKPLLA from the coding sequence ATGGACATTCAGGACGAAATACACGATCAGTTGAGCCGCCGGACGTTTTTAGGACAAACGAGCGCGGGGCTGGGGACGATTGCGCTGGCGTCGCTCCTGAATCCAGCGAATCTGTTTGGTAAAGGATCATCTGCGTCAGACGAAAATCCGGCGGTCGGGAAACCGCATTTTCCACCCAAAGTAAAGCGGGTTATTTATTTGTTTCAAAGTGGCGCACCTTCGCAACTGGAACTGTTCGACTACAAGCCGAAGCTTGAAGCGATGTGGGGGCAGGATCTACCCGAATCCGTCCGCAATGGTCAGCGTCTTACCGGAATGAGCGCGGGACAAAGCCGGTTTCCTCTGGCTGCTTCAAAATACGCGTTCGCGCAGTACGGCCCCAGTCGCATGTGGATGAGTGAACTTTTGCCCCACACCAGCCGGATTGTGGGCGATCTGACGTTTGTTCGTTCGCTCCATACCGAGGCCATCAATCACGATCCCGCCGTTACATTTTTCCAGACGGGTAGCCAACAGGCGGGGCGTCCTAGTTTTGGCTCCTGGATTAGCTACGGATTAGGTTCCGACAACCAGAATCTTCCGGCTTTCGTCGTGTTGCTGTCCAAAGGCCGCGATGGTGACCAGCCGTTGTACGCGAAGTTGTGGAGTAACGGATTTTTACCTTCGGTGCACCAGGGCGTTGTGTTTCGGTCGGGTCCCGATCCGGTTTATTACCTCAATAATCCGCCGGGTGTTGACAAAACGAGCCGTCGGCGGATGCTTGATTACCTGACAAAACTGCATCAGGAGCAATATAAACAGGTACTCGACCCGGAGATTAACAGCCGAATGGCGCAGTATGAAATGGCGTACCGGATGCAAACGTCAGTCCCCGAAACGCTCGACATTGCTAAGGAGCCCGATTACATTTTCGACATGTACGGCCCCGAAAGCCGGAAACCCGGTACGTTTGCCGCCAACTGCCTGCTGGCTCGTAAGCTCATCGAGAAAGACGTGAAATTCGTGCAGTTGTACCACCAGGGTTGGGATCAGCACGGTAACCTGCCGAACGACATCAAGATTCAGACGAAAAGCGTCGATCAGCCGTCTGCCGCCTTAATCCGGGATTTGAAGCAGCGCGGTTTGCTGGATGATACGCTCGTGATCTGGGGTGGTGAGTTTGGGCGTGGCGCTTATTCGCAGGGAAAGCTAACACGTGACAACTACGGGCGCGATCACCACCCGCGCGCGTTTACGGTCTGGATGGCTGGGGCCGGGGTGAAAAAAGGACTGGTCTACGGCGAAACCGACGATTTTGGCTACAACGTTATTAAAGATCCAGTCCACGTCCATGACTTTCAGGCTACTATTCTGCACTTGCTCGGCGTTGACCACGAGAAACTTACCTTCAAAAGCCAGGGCCGTCGCTACCGCCTGACGGATGTACACGGTAAGGTCATTAAGCCGTTGCTGGCTTAG